One window of the Desulfovibrio intestinalis genome contains the following:
- a CDS encoding YitT family protein yields MKLYSYNHKLAESVWWNLFLLTLGGLLTAVCIQSVAAPHDFLAGGIMGVALLTNYWTGTLTPLVWYAMICVPIYLFGWFFVGKRFLLYTAYGTLCTTVFGFFINFTIPLQSELYAAVVGGVLHGAAGGLMLRTLGSGGGTDVIAVVLKDRWNFSIGQFNVIFNGLLFLLGAYRLPFDLIVASMIMMFISSNALEYVLGMFNRRKLVFIISDHGEEISEAILVTERFGATMLRGKGAYSGSDREILLTVTNNIALKRLENLVFSIDRNALFIVENTFYVSGGQFARRGR; encoded by the coding sequence ATGAAACTCTATTCCTACAACCACAAACTGGCTGAATCCGTCTGGTGGAACCTCTTTCTGCTGACTCTGGGCGGTTTGCTAACCGCTGTCTGCATTCAGAGCGTAGCGGCTCCACACGACTTTCTCGCTGGCGGCATTATGGGCGTGGCGCTGCTTACCAACTACTGGACAGGCACGCTAACGCCCCTTGTGTGGTACGCTATGATTTGCGTACCCATTTATCTTTTCGGCTGGTTTTTTGTGGGGAAGCGCTTTCTGCTCTATACAGCTTACGGCACCCTCTGTACGACGGTCTTCGGCTTTTTCATCAACTTTACCATCCCCCTGCAAAGCGAGCTGTATGCCGCTGTGGTGGGCGGCGTTCTGCACGGCGCCGCCGGGGGCCTGATGCTGCGTACCCTGGGTAGTGGCGGGGGTACGGACGTTATCGCCGTGGTACTCAAGGACCGCTGGAATTTTTCCATCGGCCAGTTCAACGTCATTTTCAACGGCCTGCTTTTCTTGCTGGGCGCTTACCGCCTGCCTTTCGATCTCATAGTGGCCTCAATGATTATGATGTTCATCTCGTCCAACGCGCTTGAGTATGTATTGGGCATGTTCAACCGACGCAAGCTGGTCTTTATCATTTCCGATCACGGTGAGGAAATCAGCGAAGCCATTCTGGTAACAGAACGCTTTGGCGCTACCATGCTGCGTGGCAAGGGAGCATACTCCGGTTCTGACCGCGAAATTCTGCTTACAGTTACCAACAATATCGCGCTCAAGCGGCTGGAAAATCTTGTTTTCAGCATCGACCGCAACGCGCTCTTCATTGTTGAAAACACCTTTTACGTTTCCGGCGGGCAGTTCGCCCGCAGGGGCAGGTAG
- a CDS encoding sulfite exporter TauE/SafE family protein, translating to MLLTLVIYLACGAVAGVLAGLLGVGGGIVLVPMMVAIFPTVGVPAEYVQQMALGTSLASIMITSISSARAHNKRGAVHWDIFRNITPGILLGTFVGGLIATHMPTLALKIIFICFLFVVAAQMLSGYRPPATRNMPGFAGTSGVGLGIGLLSSFVGIGGGTLSVPFMSSCNVPLHHAVGTSAAIGFPIAVAGTLGFIVGGWGRPDLPSMTLGFVNLWALLGIASASFLTAPLGVKLSHALPADKLKRGFACFLIIVAVKMAWGLL from the coding sequence ATGCTTTTGACTCTTGTGATCTACCTTGCATGTGGCGCTGTGGCTGGCGTGCTGGCCGGACTGCTGGGCGTGGGGGGCGGCATAGTGCTTGTGCCTATGATGGTAGCCATATTTCCCACCGTTGGCGTGCCTGCGGAATACGTGCAGCAAATGGCTTTGGGCACGTCCCTCGCCAGTATCATGATTACCTCCATTTCCAGCGCCCGCGCTCACAACAAACGCGGCGCAGTGCATTGGGACATCTTTCGCAACATTACGCCGGGCATCCTTCTTGGCACGTTTGTGGGCGGGCTTATCGCCACACACATGCCCACGCTTGCTCTCAAGATTATCTTCATCTGCTTTCTGTTTGTGGTGGCTGCCCAGATGCTTTCAGGCTATCGGCCTCCGGCCACACGCAACATGCCGGGTTTTGCCGGCACATCGGGCGTGGGCCTGGGCATAGGTCTTCTTTCAAGCTTTGTGGGCATTGGCGGCGGCACGCTTTCCGTGCCCTTCATGTCTTCCTGCAATGTGCCCCTGCACCATGCCGTGGGTACTTCAGCCGCCATCGGCTTTCCCATAGCTGTGGCCGGAACTCTGGGCTTTATTGTGGGCGGCTGGGGACGGCCCGACCTTCCCTCAATGACGCTGGGTTTTGTGAATCTGTGGGCTTTGCTGGGCATAGCCTCGGCCAGCTTTCTTACCGCGCCCCTTGGGGTCAAGCTGTCGCACGCCCTGCCCGCCGACAAACTTAAGCGCGGCTTTGCCTGCTTTTTGATTATCGTGGCCGTCAAGATGGCCTGGGGATTGCTGTAA
- a CDS encoding aspartate carbamoyltransferase catalytic subunit, producing MNTENRYHWPHKDLLDVTQLSRPDTLHLLDLAASFQEINTRPVKKVPTLKGKTVVLFFVEDSTRTKTSFDVAGKRLSADTFALGKSGSSLNKGESLKDTALTLQAMSPDVIVIRHSSSGAARYIADLLPCGVVNGGDGWHAHPTQALLDCFSLRQAWDNTFEDRTLLILGDIAHSRVARSNIHLLTSLGVRVRICAPRTLLPAGVDHWPVEVYTNLEKAVRDVDAAMCLRLQLERQQAGLLPDLAEYSRRFCLGLGHMELARPGAKVLHPGPMNRGLEISDDMADASASLVLNQVAAGVATRMAVLYLLATRNDGGRA from the coding sequence ATGAATACTGAAAATCGTTACCACTGGCCACACAAAGACCTTCTGGACGTGACCCAGTTGAGCAGGCCCGACACCCTGCATCTTCTGGATCTGGCCGCCAGCTTTCAGGAAATAAACACCCGTCCCGTCAAGAAAGTGCCTACACTCAAGGGAAAGACCGTGGTGCTCTTTTTTGTGGAAGACAGCACCCGCACCAAGACCTCCTTTGATGTGGCGGGCAAGCGTCTTTCGGCGGATACCTTCGCTCTGGGCAAAAGCGGTTCCAGCCTCAACAAGGGCGAAAGCCTCAAGGACACGGCCCTGACGTTGCAGGCCATGTCGCCAGACGTGATTGTCATTCGCCATTCCAGCAGTGGCGCGGCCCGTTATATCGCGGACCTGCTGCCCTGCGGTGTGGTTAATGGCGGCGATGGCTGGCATGCCCATCCCACCCAGGCCCTGCTGGACTGCTTCAGCCTGCGTCAGGCATGGGACAATACTTTTGAAGACCGTACCCTGCTTATTCTTGGCGACATTGCGCACAGCAGGGTGGCGCGGTCAAATATTCACCTGCTCACCAGCCTTGGCGTGCGCGTGCGCATTTGCGCTCCGCGAACGCTGCTGCCCGCAGGGGTGGACCACTGGCCCGTGGAAGTGTACACAAATCTTGAGAAGGCCGTGCGCGACGTGGACGCCGCCATGTGCCTGCGCCTGCAGCTGGAACGCCAGCAGGCCGGGCTTTTGCCGGATTTGGCTGAATACTCGCGGCGCTTTTGCCTGGGCCTCGGACATATGGAATTGGCCCGGCCCGGAGCCAAGGTGCTGCACCCCGGTCCGATGAACCGCGGGTTGGAAATTTCCGATGACATGGCCGACGCTTCTGCCAGTCTGGTGCTGAACCAGGTGGCGGCGGGCGTGGCAACGCGCATGGCCGTACTCTATCTTCTGGCTACGCGCAACGATGGAGGACGCGCATGA
- a CDS encoding dihydroorotase, translated as MRLCIKNARHLEAPVDLLVDDNKIMTMTPAGHHAAPEGCEIFDACGLVLMPSLIDAHVHLREPGFEYKEDVASGLEAAARGGFGAVMCMANTKPVNDTASVTRHMLDRARQSHPHGPRLLPIAAATIGLKGETMAPLAELKEAGCVAVSNDGRPLENTELVRRIMEYGADLGLILIDHCEDPHLGRGWIMHEGDVSGLLGLKGQPPAGEALQAARDIMLAEYLDIPVHIAHVSAALTVDIIRWAKERGVKVSAETCPHYLLLDETALENYSTQSKVSPPLRTAHDREALREAVKTGIVDILVTDHAPHAAHEKDGTLDEAPCGFTGLDLALSLTWALVDEGVLTESDAHRLWCRRPAEIFGLPWNGFAPGDPADFFLFNPEEAWIPSRETMYSKSLNTPFLGQTLRGRVKHHWMGGRKLF; from the coding sequence ATGAGGCTTTGCATCAAAAACGCCCGTCACCTTGAAGCTCCTGTGGATCTTCTGGTGGACGACAACAAGATTATGACAATGACCCCGGCTGGCCATCACGCGGCTCCCGAAGGGTGCGAAATTTTTGATGCTTGTGGCCTCGTGCTTATGCCAAGCCTCATTGATGCCCATGTACACCTGCGCGAACCCGGCTTTGAATACAAGGAAGACGTGGCTTCCGGGCTTGAGGCCGCAGCGCGCGGCGGGTTTGGCGCGGTCATGTGTATGGCGAACACCAAGCCTGTAAACGATACTGCCAGCGTCACCCGGCATATGCTGGACAGGGCGCGGCAAAGCCATCCCCACGGCCCGCGCCTCTTGCCCATAGCGGCGGCCACCATCGGCCTCAAGGGGGAAACGATGGCCCCTCTGGCTGAACTCAAGGAAGCGGGCTGCGTGGCCGTGTCCAACGATGGCCGTCCTCTGGAAAATACCGAACTGGTACGCCGTATTATGGAATATGGCGCTGATCTGGGCCTGATTCTTATTGACCACTGCGAAGACCCGCACCTGGGACGCGGCTGGATCATGCACGAGGGGGACGTCAGCGGGCTTTTGGGGCTCAAGGGGCAACCGCCCGCAGGCGAAGCCCTGCAGGCAGCGCGTGACATAATGCTTGCGGAATATCTTGATATTCCTGTACATATTGCACATGTTTCTGCAGCGTTGACTGTGGACATCATTCGCTGGGCCAAGGAACGCGGCGTTAAAGTGAGTGCTGAAACGTGCCCGCACTATCTGCTGCTGGACGAAACAGCCCTTGAGAATTATAGTACCCAATCTAAAGTGAGTCCGCCCCTGCGTACGGCGCATGACCGCGAAGCTTTGCGTGAAGCCGTAAAAACGGGCATTGTGGACATTCTTGTGACTGACCACGCCCCGCATGCCGCGCACGAAAAAGACGGTACGCTGGATGAGGCCCCTTGCGGCTTTACTGGGCTTGATCTGGCCCTGAGCCTTACCTGGGCGCTTGTGGACGAAGGTGTTTTGACCGAATCGGACGCGCACCGCCTGTGGTGCCGCCGCCCGGCGGAAATTTTTGGTTTGCCCTGGAACGGATTTGCTCCTGGCGACCCGGCAGATTTCTTTTTGTTTAACCCGGAAGAAGCATGGATTCCTTCAAGGGAGACCATGTATTCAAAAAGTCTGAACACGCCCTTCTTGGGGCAGACCTTGCGTGGGCGCGTCAAGCACCACTGGATGGGAGGCAGAAAGCTTTTCTGA
- a CDS encoding NAD-dependent succinate-semialdehyde dehydrogenase, with amino-acid sequence MHRILQDKSLFRPHCLINGQWRDAADKSVLNVINPANGKQLGHVPNCGAEEARLAVEAAHTAFTAWSAKSPQERGAYLHAWEQAIHANLEDLARLLTLEQGKPLAEARGEILQGASYFPWYAEEARRVSGEVVPGFRQGVQALTRHAPVGVAAAITPWNFPMSMIPRKVAPALAAGCTAIVKPASATPYSALAMAELAMRVGIPAGVFNVITGSAGAIGSVITESPLVRKLSFTGSTPVGKTLAAQCGPTLKRVSLELGGNAPFIVFDDADIDLAARMALGNKFRNAGQTCICANRFLVHKDVFDAFVRRLLQGIRELKVGDGLKADTTMGPLINAEAVAHVDALVRDALQNGACRIAGGQAHKLGGNFYEPTLLTGIKPDMRIFREEIFGPVAAVMSFEDEEEAVALANDTEYGLASYVCTRDMARTWRLWKSLQYGMVGVNDAGLASAETPFGGVKGSGMGREGGREGLLEYMETHYALLGGIG; translated from the coding sequence ATGCATCGGATACTACAGGATAAGAGTCTCTTTCGTCCCCACTGCCTGATCAACGGGCAGTGGCGTGATGCGGCAGACAAAAGCGTTCTGAATGTCATCAATCCGGCTAACGGCAAACAGTTGGGCCATGTGCCCAACTGTGGTGCCGAAGAAGCCCGGCTTGCCGTTGAAGCCGCTCACACTGCTTTTACCGCCTGGAGCGCCAAAAGCCCGCAGGAACGCGGGGCTTATCTGCACGCCTGGGAGCAGGCCATTCACGCCAATCTTGAAGATCTGGCCCGCCTGCTCACGCTGGAACAGGGAAAGCCTCTGGCTGAAGCCAGAGGGGAAATTCTTCAAGGAGCTTCCTACTTTCCCTGGTATGCCGAAGAAGCCCGCCGCGTCAGCGGCGAGGTGGTGCCCGGATTCCGGCAGGGCGTACAGGCGCTCACCCGGCACGCCCCCGTGGGCGTGGCCGCGGCCATCACTCCCTGGAACTTCCCCATGTCGATGATTCCCCGCAAGGTTGCTCCGGCACTGGCTGCGGGTTGCACGGCCATTGTCAAGCCTGCCAGCGCCACGCCCTACAGTGCGCTGGCTATGGCAGAACTGGCCATGCGGGTAGGTATTCCTGCCGGGGTTTTCAACGTCATTACGGGCAGTGCCGGGGCCATTGGCTCCGTCATCACTGAAAGCCCGCTGGTGCGCAAACTCAGCTTTACGGGTTCCACGCCTGTGGGCAAAACACTTGCCGCCCAGTGCGGCCCCACCCTCAAGCGTGTGTCTCTCGAGTTGGGAGGCAACGCGCCCTTCATCGTTTTCGACGATGCCGATATTGACCTGGCGGCCCGCATGGCCCTGGGCAATAAATTCCGTAACGCGGGGCAAACCTGCATCTGCGCCAACCGTTTTCTTGTACACAAAGACGTGTTCGACGCCTTTGTGCGCCGCCTGCTGCAAGGCATACGCGAACTCAAGGTCGGTGACGGGCTCAAGGCCGATACCACAATGGGGCCGCTTATCAATGCCGAGGCTGTAGCCCATGTGGACGCTCTTGTGCGTGACGCCCTGCAAAACGGCGCTTGCCGCATTGCAGGCGGGCAGGCCCACAAGTTGGGCGGCAATTTCTACGAGCCTACACTGCTGACAGGTATCAAGCCTGATATGCGGATTTTCCGCGAGGAAATATTCGGTCCTGTGGCGGCTGTCATGTCCTTTGAAGACGAAGAAGAAGCCGTGGCCCTTGCAAATGATACGGAATACGGTCTCGCGTCCTATGTCTGCACGCGCGATATGGCGCGCACATGGCGGCTCTGGAAGAGCCTGCAGTATGGCATGGTGGGCGTTAATGATGCGGGGCTGGCCTCAGCCGAAACGCCCTTTGGCGGCGTCAAGGGCAGCGGCATGGGCCGTGAAGGCGGCCGGGAAGGTTTGCTGGAATATATGGAAACCCATTATGCCTTGCTTGGAGGCATAGGATAG
- the amrB gene encoding AmmeMemoRadiSam system protein B → MSTRHPIAAGRFYPADVEQLKKELHAWLMTVSSSAGSVPDGHAHDAGSRLLGLMLPHAGYVYCGRIIGGTLASSWKNSTAGASLPQRLFVLCPNHTGQGKPLGVWAEGQWMTPLGPVQVDEELAQTLIQAPGGFLPDELCHLGEHSIEVLLPFLQSLPLAAGKDGSTAMHRTIVPVCVGTRRPDVLRSAGLALAQIVEDYRASGEDVGFIVSSDMNHYQNQEQTLHKDAQALAQALACDPEALLAVVDREGITMCGAGPLALALFAVRSLGNPWAELCLYDTSAAASGDTSRVVGYAGLRFGLA, encoded by the coding sequence ATGAGCACACGACACCCCATAGCGGCAGGGCGTTTTTACCCTGCTGATGTTGAACAGTTGAAAAAAGAACTCCACGCATGGCTTATGACAGTGTCCAGCTCAGCGGGATCTGTGCCGGACGGGCACGCGCATGATGCTGGTTCGCGTTTGCTGGGGCTTATGCTGCCTCATGCCGGATATGTTTATTGCGGGCGTATTATAGGGGGCACGCTGGCCAGTTCGTGGAAAAACTCCACTGCCGGAGCCAGTTTGCCGCAGCGGCTTTTTGTCCTGTGCCCCAACCATACCGGTCAGGGAAAACCGCTGGGGGTCTGGGCCGAAGGGCAATGGATGACGCCATTGGGCCCCGTGCAGGTGGATGAAGAGCTGGCTCAGACCTTGATTCAAGCACCAGGTGGTTTTTTGCCAGACGAGCTTTGCCATTTGGGCGAACACTCCATAGAAGTTCTGCTGCCCTTTTTGCAAAGTCTTCCTTTGGCAGCGGGAAAGGATGGCTCTACGGCCATGCACCGTACCATTGTTCCTGTGTGCGTGGGCACGCGCCGGCCTGATGTTCTGCGTTCGGCGGGGTTGGCCCTGGCCCAGATTGTGGAAGACTACAGAGCCAGCGGGGAGGATGTGGGCTTCATCGTCAGTTCTGACATGAATCATTACCAGAATCAGGAGCAGACCCTGCATAAGGACGCGCAAGCTCTGGCGCAAGCGCTGGCGTGTGACCCCGAAGCCCTTTTGGCCGTAGTGGACAGGGAAGGCATCACCATGTGTGGGGCCGGACCGCTGGCCCTGGCCTTGTTTGCCGTGCGCTCCCTTGGCAACCCGTGGGCCGAGCTGTGCTTGTATGACACCTCGGCGGCGGCATCTGGCGACACCAGCCGTGTCGTGGGATATGCGGGGCTGAGGTTCGGCCTTGCCTAG
- a CDS encoding NifB/NifX family molybdenum-iron cluster-binding protein has product MKIAVSSEGPGLESQVDPRFGRAAGFVIVDMESMNTEYVDNGASQVMAQGAGIETAERLSALGVGAVLSGYVGPKAFTALQAAGMQIYQDLDGRSVGDAVRCYAGGTLNPATASNK; this is encoded by the coding sequence ATGAAAATTGCCGTCTCAAGTGAAGGCCCGGGCCTGGAATCCCAGGTAGATCCGCGTTTTGGGCGCGCCGCTGGTTTCGTGATTGTGGATATGGAAAGCATGAACACGGAATATGTAGACAACGGCGCATCCCAGGTCATGGCGCAGGGCGCGGGCATTGAAACTGCCGAACGCTTGTCTGCCCTGGGCGTTGGCGCTGTGCTCAGCGGTTACGTCGGACCCAAGGCCTTCACCGCTCTTCAGGCGGCAGGCATGCAGATATATCAGGATCTGGATGGCCGCAGCGTGGGAGATGCCGTGCGCTGCTATGCCGGAGGAACCCTTAACCCGGCTACGGCCTCCAACAAGTAG
- a CDS encoding 4Fe-4S binding protein translates to MRIAFASGKGGAGKTTVAASLAAIWPHPCLIVDADVEAPNLHLFLHPHLEAAQSVYLTVPELDSEKCTACGDCAAMCSYKAIAKLGAGLIVFADMCHGCGGCFEVCQANALKKGKRELGSLQWGSWSLKMGADQNSDQNLNQALGQTSSQTSGKNSGKTLLMGKSRVGEAMSPPLLRAIDGALAAISVGDAASVPDILIDSPPGVSCPAMTTARMADALVLVAESTPFGTYDFKLAHAAFKKLNMPLAVVMNRAGMPGNESGDAALEKYCAAEGLPLLARLPFDLQAAEAYARGYLPLLEQSANALIWQRRFGLLYDAVQRWAGGKIGQIAEPCSAVNICASGTTGAGHA, encoded by the coding sequence ATGCGCATAGCATTTGCCAGCGGCAAGGGGGGCGCGGGAAAAACCACGGTGGCGGCTTCGCTGGCCGCCATATGGCCGCACCCTTGCCTGATAGTCGACGCTGATGTGGAAGCTCCGAACCTGCATCTTTTTCTGCATCCCCATCTGGAAGCGGCCCAATCTGTGTATTTGACAGTGCCGGAACTGGACTCGGAAAAATGCACGGCCTGCGGCGACTGCGCAGCCATGTGCTCCTACAAGGCCATTGCCAAACTGGGCGCAGGTCTGATCGTCTTTGCAGACATGTGCCACGGTTGCGGCGGTTGTTTTGAGGTTTGTCAGGCCAATGCCTTGAAAAAGGGCAAGCGTGAACTGGGCAGCCTGCAATGGGGTTCGTGGAGCCTGAAGATGGGCGCGGACCAAAATTCTGACCAGAATTTGAACCAAGCTTTGGGACAAACTTCCAGCCAGACCTCGGGCAAAAATTCCGGCAAAACCCTGCTTATGGGAAAAAGCCGGGTAGGGGAGGCTATGTCGCCGCCCTTGCTGCGTGCGATTGATGGCGCGCTTGCCGCTATTTCTGTGGGTGATGCTGCCTCTGTGCCGGACATTCTTATTGACTCGCCCCCCGGCGTGAGCTGTCCGGCCATGACCACAGCCCGCATGGCCGACGCGCTTGTATTGGTGGCGGAATCCACTCCTTTTGGTACTTACGATTTCAAGCTGGCGCATGCGGCCTTTAAAAAGCTGAATATGCCTTTGGCAGTTGTCATGAACCGGGCTGGTATGCCGGGAAATGAAAGCGGCGACGCAGCGCTGGAAAAATATTGCGCAGCAGAAGGCCTGCCGTTGCTGGCCCGTCTGCCCTTTGATCTGCAAGCCGCAGAGGCTTATGCGCGCGGGTATCTGCCCCTTTTGGAGCAAAGCGCCAATGCCTTGATCTGGCAGAGACGTTTCGGGCTTCTTTACGATGCCGTGCAGCGGTGGGCAGGGGGCAAGATTGGTCAGATTGCGGAACCTTGCAGCGCCGTGAACATATGCGCGTCAGGCACAACAGGGGCGGGGCATGCGTGA
- a CDS encoding 4Fe-4S binding protein, with amino-acid sequence MREIVVISGKGGTGKTTVCAALAALASREGRNPVLCDLDVDVPDLHIIFDPHVQQEHPFVSGNTAVINENVCTQCGRCLELCQFGAVGQNGNGQFIIDALDCEGCGVCHKLCPTGAIEFPQRHCGTWYLSQTRFGSFVHAQLDPGQENSGRLVSLLKQQARQLAPTAEDSLILCDGSPGIGCPVISSLSGATLAVAVVEPTPSGRHDFERVADLCRHFRIPVSVIINKADLNNDEARAIEEYAVRQGYTLAGCLPFSPLVTEAMIRGEALTERDSPLASELEKIWGRICAAADKPARRANINSL; translated from the coding sequence ATGCGTGAAATAGTCGTCATCAGCGGCAAGGGCGGCACAGGAAAAACCACGGTATGCGCGGCATTGGCGGCTCTGGCGAGCCGCGAGGGCCGCAACCCGGTGCTCTGTGATCTGGATGTGGATGTGCCGGACCTGCACATCATCTTTGATCCCCATGTGCAGCAGGAACATCCCTTTGTTTCGGGCAATACGGCAGTCATCAATGAAAATGTCTGCACGCAGTGTGGCCGTTGCCTGGAGTTGTGCCAGTTTGGAGCAGTGGGGCAGAACGGGAACGGGCAGTTCATAATAGACGCCCTGGACTGCGAAGGCTGCGGCGTGTGTCACAAGCTTTGCCCCACGGGAGCCATAGAGTTTCCTCAACGGCACTGTGGCACTTGGTACTTGAGCCAGACGCGCTTTGGTTCTTTTGTTCACGCCCAGCTTGACCCCGGTCAGGAAAATTCGGGCCGTCTGGTCAGCCTCCTCAAACAGCAGGCGCGCCAGCTGGCCCCCACCGCAGAAGACAGCCTTATCCTCTGCGACGGATCACCCGGCATCGGCTGCCCCGTCATCAGTTCTCTTTCGGGGGCCACCCTGGCTGTGGCGGTGGTGGAGCCAACTCCTTCGGGACGGCATGATTTCGAGCGGGTGGCGGATTTGTGCAGGCATTTTCGTATTCCTGTATCCGTCATCATTAACAAGGCCGACCTCAATAACGATGAGGCGCGCGCCATAGAAGAGTACGCCGTCCGGCAAGGCTACACGCTGGCAGGGTGTTTGCCTTTCAGTCCTCTTGTGACGGAGGCCATGATACGTGGCGAAGCTCTTACGGAAAGGGATTCGCCCCTGGCCAGCGAGCTTGAGAAAATATGGGGGCGCATCTGCGCCGCGGCAGACAAGCCCGCCCGGCGGGCCAACATCAACTCTTTGTAA
- a CDS encoding NifB/NifX family molybdenum-iron cluster-binding protein translates to MSKTILAIPSELPGGMDAGMGMHFGHCAIYTIVEMENGAVSAQSTLASIPHQQGGCMAPVQYLAEHGVTALLAGGMGMRPLMGFNQMHIDVFFAGNYPTVGQAVEAFCQGKLNRFSTEQTCGGGSH, encoded by the coding sequence ATGAGCAAGACAATTCTGGCAATTCCCTCTGAACTTCCCGGCGGCATGGATGCGGGTATGGGTATGCATTTCGGCCATTGCGCCATCTATACCATTGTGGAAATGGAGAACGGCGCGGTGTCCGCCCAGTCCACGCTGGCTTCCATACCGCATCAGCAGGGTGGCTGCATGGCTCCTGTACAGTATCTGGCCGAACACGGCGTTACTGCGCTGCTGGCCGGGGGCATGGGCATGCGTCCTCTTATGGGCTTCAACCAGATGCATATTGACGTCTTTTTTGCTGGCAACTATCCCACAGTGGGGCAGGCTGTTGAGGCCTTTTGTCAGGGCAAGTTGAACCGTTTCAGCACAGAACAGACCTGCGGCGGCGGCTCGCACTAG
- a CDS encoding response regulator receiver protein yields the protein MKSRHIMLQTSRPEAWADFVAQLHAHGCTVGMAESFEQCKEAAQREHPVLAVLDPPSGELARSWVTALMMIDAGMHTAVVTDMPAEVFHDEMEGLGILTSLPLKPTAQDAQKMFELLRGVMGNWG from the coding sequence ATGAAAAGCAGGCATATCATGCTGCAAACCAGTCGACCTGAAGCCTGGGCGGACTTTGTGGCACAGCTGCATGCCCACGGCTGCACCGTGGGCATGGCGGAAAGCTTTGAACAGTGTAAGGAAGCGGCGCAGCGTGAACATCCGGTTTTGGCTGTACTTGACCCTCCTTCCGGTGAGCTTGCGCGGTCTTGGGTGACGGCTCTTATGATGATTGATGCCGGAATGCACACCGCTGTTGTGACGGACATGCCCGCAGAAGTCTTTCATGATGAAATGGAGGGGCTGGGCATACTAACGTCGCTTCCGCTGAAACCAACAGCGCAAGATGCGCAAAAGATGTTTGAGCTTTTGAGGGGAGTGATGGGGAACTGGGGATAA
- a CDS encoding DUF134 domain-containing protein, with protein sequence MPRPSHCRRVSALPKVNYFKPKGIPISDLDERVLPLDGLEALRLADYEGRNMDEAAARMGVSRHTFGRLLRRARHCVAEALVDGLALRIEGGVCAMDALTDDVRPSDSDGVLVAVPSQEPGGLLAAPHAHFGRCSVYTLARVKAGEVGEAMVRANAGHMPGDCANPVQILARLGVTVLLAGGMGVRPLQAMQAAGIAVYHNAGLPSVGACLEAFAQNRLAAFGTEHLCRSGCASGE encoded by the coding sequence ATGCCAAGACCCAGTCATTGCAGGCGTGTGAGCGCCCTTCCCAAAGTCAATTATTTCAAGCCTAAAGGCATCCCCATATCAGACCTCGACGAGAGGGTTCTGCCGCTGGATGGCCTTGAGGCCTTGCGTCTGGCCGATTACGAAGGCCGAAACATGGATGAAGCCGCTGCCCGTATGGGGGTGTCGCGCCACACCTTTGGCAGGCTGTTGCGAAGGGCCCGGCATTGTGTGGCCGAAGCCCTTGTGGACGGTCTGGCCCTGCGTATTGAGGGCGGCGTGTGCGCAATGGACGCCTTGACCGACGATGTGCGTCCTTCCGATTCCGATGGCGTGCTGGTGGCGGTTCCCTCGCAGGAACCTGGCGGGCTTTTGGCCGCGCCTCACGCACATTTTGGCCGATGTAGCGTCTACACCCTGGCCAGGGTAAAAGCTGGCGAAGTTGGCGAAGCTATGGTTCGGGCAAACGCGGGGCATATGCCCGGAGATTGCGCCAACCCTGTGCAGATATTGGCCCGCCTGGGCGTGACTGTGCTGCTGGCTGGCGGTATGGGGGTTCGCCCTTTGCAGGCCATGCAGGCAGCCGGAATAGCCGTCTACCACAATGCGGGATTGCCCAGTGTGGGGGCTTGCCTTGAAGCCTTTGCGCAAAACAGGCTGGCGGCTTTTGGCACCGAACACCTCTGCCGAAGTGGCTGTGCTTCAGGGGAATGA